One Bombus vancouverensis nearcticus chromosome 7, iyBomVanc1_principal, whole genome shotgun sequence DNA window includes the following coding sequences:
- the LOC117155977 gene encoding TBC1 domain family member 25 has protein sequence MFGCPREAVRVKVKKCETRHQPEYRKFSVDPQITSIEVLQSILIKAFDIKGEFTVSYRAIDDYGSETYLFLLSDWDLDAAFISASEPYLYLQVNLKPFGETGDCECYWEQNAQEVSTRQETGFPYKTPKLPGLIMNKMERTLNMVQRALGNLSEESSHQQCAQPPRPPLTDAEFRRFLDPIGQVIHPKELRAVIYFGGIEPSLRKVVWKHILNVYPEGMSGRERMDYMKKKSQEYQNLRERWKILVQKGQNVGDLAYVTSMVRKDVLRTDRHHKFYGGSDDNQNTASLFNILTTYALNHPSVSYCQGMSDLASPLLVTMRDEAQAYICLCALMRRLKDNFMLDGIAMTTKFAHLAEGLQHYDPDFYAYLKSHQADDLLFCYRWLLLEMKREFALDDALRMLEVLWAALPASPPNGELNLAEVPFPPPSPPPSPNVKHIRENAYTKVCAIRRQSSSASIATTGKRKTLNAEDPSLQSSTETNGDSKRSSSPYETFSEPENDLTTAKNRRNTESTEKCLSTDSLSGKSKRVNLLELKERLSLPSKEHQQTKNNENDGEKKCARVVKNLNEFLNFTSLNRSKITPSDAEPELRRVSSESGVIRVLRDEPSSPDDPTDFFPMTTSMTRELRLELESLDRQVFGPSPPSDQQCDCVLSKRESELADSETDTELARCSPAADVFVWENPLHTLQQKNHPATPDEQAELEYDGEILEDQNGVKSVTPIRLLKRTTRSESASDSEEAESWHQNATVQESPIKQSVQEHCEEATELTNLIPAGTCEDQLGETSLPPPHEFGGGNPFLMFLCITLLLQHRDFVMRNQMDYNEMAMHFDKMVRRHNVIRVLNQARQLFAGYLRRHSSSSLGAKSDSVNV, from the exons ATGTTCGGTTGTCCTAGAGAAGCTGTGCGCGTCAAAGTAAAG AAATGCGAGACCAGACATCAGCCAGAGTATCGGAAGTTCAGCGTGGACCCGCAGATAACATCCATCGAAGTGCTTCAAAGTATACTCATCAAAGCGTTCGATATCAAAGG AGAATTCACAGTTTCTTATCGAGCAATAGATGACTATGGATCGGAAACATACTTATTCCTACTTTCTGACTGGGACTTGGATGCAGCATTTATcag CGCTTCTGAACCCTATCTATATCTGCAAGTCAACTTAAAGCCATTCGGAGAGACAGGCGACTGCGAATGTTATTGGGAACAAAATGCACAGGAAGTGTCGACTCGACAAGAAACCGGGTTTCCATACAAGACGCCCAAGTTACCGGGTCTAATAATGAACAAG atgGAAAGAACACTGAACATGGTTCAACGTGCTCTGGGTAATTTGAGCGAAGAATCTTCGCACCAGCAATGTGCTCAACCACCACGACCACCATTGACAGACGCAGAGTTTCGACGATTTTTGGATCCCATCGGACAAGTAATACACCCTAAAGAATTACGAGCCGTCATATACTTCGGTGGAATTGAACCTAGCCTGCGAAAAGTGGTTTGGAAACACATTCTAAACGTATATCCCGAAGGAATGTCCGGTCGCGAGAGGATGGATTATATGAAGAAAAAGTCGCAAGAGTATCAAAATCTTCGAGAAAGATGGAAAATCTTGGTACAAAAGGGACAAAATGTCGGAGATTTGGCATATGTAACGAGTATGGTACGGAAAGATGTTCTAAGAACGGATAGACATCACAAGTTTTACGGAGGTTCTGACGATAATCAGAATACGGCCAGTCTCTTTAATATCTTAACTACGTATGCCTTAAATCATCCGAGTGTCAGTTACTGTCAAGGTATGAGCGATCTGGCTTCGCCTTTATTGGTTACTATGAGGGACGAAGCGCAAGCATACATATGCCTGTGCGCTCTTATGAGGAGGTTGAAAGACAACTTTATGCTTGATGGAATTGCTATGACTACAAAATTTGCACATTTGGCTGAAG GTTTACAACATTATGACCCAGACTTCTATGCTTATTTAAAATCCCATCAAGCGGACGACCTATTGTTCTGTTATCGATGGCTTTTATTAGAAATGAAACGTGAATTTGCTTTGGACGACGCTCTGAGAATGCTCGAAGTTTTATGGGCTGCTTTGCCAGCGTCACCGCCAAACGGAGAACTTAATCTGGCCGAAGTACCTTTTCCTCCACCTTCGCCACCGCCAAGCCCAAACGTAAAACATATTCGTGAGAACGCATACACGAAAGTTTGTGCTATCAGACGACAAAGCTCTTCCGCGAGTATCGCCACTACTGGTAAAAGAAAGACTCTTAACGCGGAGGATCCATCTTTGCAAAGCTCTACAGAAACTAACGGTGACTCAAAAAG ATCGAGCTCTCCTTACGAGACGTTTTCTGAGCCAGAAAATGATTTGACGACAGCGAAAAATCGAAGAAACACAGAATCTACGGAAAAGTGCCTAAGTACAGATTCTCTGTCTGGTAAATCTAAACGCGTAAACTTGCTGGAATTGAAAGAAAGACTGTCGTTACCTAGTAAAGAACATCAACaaacaaaaaataatgaaaatgatgGTGAAAAGAAATGCGCCCGAGTAGTAAAGAATTTGAACGAATTTTTGAACTTCACGAGCCTCAACCGTAGCAAAATAACGCCAAGCGATGCTGAACCAGAGTTGAG acGTGTTTCGAGCGAGAGCGGAGTAATTAGAGTTTTAAGAGATGAACCAAGTTCGCCGGATGACCCGACAGATTTTTTTCCAATGACTACATCAATGACTAGAGAATTAAGACTGGAACTAGAATCACTCGATCGACAAGTCTTCGGACCATCACCGCCAAGTGATCAACAATGTGATTGTGTTCTATCTAAAAGAGAAAGCGAATTAGCCGACAGCGAAACAGATACAGAGTTAGCAAGGTGTAGTCCAGCTGCGGATGTATTTGTATGGGAGAATCCTCTGCACACGTTACAGCAAAAGAATCATCCAGCTACTCCAGATGAGCAAGCAGAACTCGAGTATGATGGCGAAATATTAGAAGATCAGAATGGTGTTAAATCTGTTACCCCAATTAGATTACTTAAACGGACTACAAG GTCCGAATCTGCTTCGGACAGCGAGGAGGCAGAAAGTTGGCACCAAAATGCAACAGTACAAGAAAGTCCAATAAAACAATCGGTACAAGAGCACTGTGAAGAAGCCACAGAGCTTACAAATCTTATTCCAGCAGGAACTTGCGAAGATCAGTTGGGAGAAACTTCTCTACCTCCACCTCACGAATTTGGTGGTGGTAATCCGTTTCTTATGTTCCTCTGTATTACTCTGTTATTGCAACACAGAGACTTTGTTATGCGTAATCAAATGGATTATAACGAAATGGCAATGCATTTCGATAAAATGGTTCGTCGACATAACGTTATTCGAGTGCTCAATCAAGCGAGGCAACTATTCGCTGGTTATCTTAGAAGGCATTCTTCATCGTCATTAGGTGCAAAGTCAGATTCTGTTAATGTGTAG
- the LOC117156023 gene encoding growth hormone-inducible transmembrane protein codes for MMLARVCRSTVSSNLVSLLKAPINSKPFIPRIQSTRLFANDGRSAFARSARRSATISEQAMAPAGETAFTIGKGVVAGGAVIGIGSLCYYGLGLSPSMGAIDYAKLWPQYVKDRIKTTYMYLGASIVSSTVAAALCLRSPTMMNLVMRQGWVAMLVTLASVWGSGILLQTIPYKEGFGAKQIAWLIHTGTVGAFLAPLYLLGGPLVLRAAWYTAGVVGGLSVVAVCAPNEKFLNMGGPLAIGLGFVFASSIGSMFLPPTTALGSGLYSISLYGGLVLFSMLLLYDTQRIIKQAETYPTYDYLARPYDPINNAISVYMDAVNIFVRILTMLANGGSKRQK; via the exons ATGATGCTTGCCAGGGTATGTCGAAGTACCGTCTCATCAAATTTGGTTAGTCTACTAAAGGCTCCAATTAATTCGAAACCGTTTATTCCGAGAATACAATCTACCAGATTATTTGCTAACGATGGACGAAGTGCATTTGCAAGATCGGCTCGTAGATCAGCCACTATTTCAGAGCAGGCAATGGCTCCTGCAGGAGAAACAG CATTCACTATTGGGAAAGGAGTTGTCGCTGGTGGTGCTGTAATAGGAATAGGTTCATTATGCTATTATGGTTTGGGTTTGTCACCATCTATGGGAGCTATAGATTATGCAAA GTTATGGCCGCAATATGTGAAAGATAGAATTAAGACTACATACATGTACCTTGGTGCATCTATAGTAAGCAGCACTGTAGCTGCAGCACTATGTTTACGTTCACCAACTATGATGAACTTGGTAATGCGTCAAGGTTGGGTTGCCATGTTAGTAACATTAGCATCTGTTTGGGGTAGTGGAATATTGTTACAGACTATCCCATACAAAGAAGGTTTTGGTGCAAAACAAATAGCATGGTTGATACATACTGGTACTGTTGGTGCATTTCTTGCACCTTTGTATTTACTTGGAGGACCTTTGGTTCTTAGAGCTGCATGGTATACTGCTGGTGTAGTTGGTGGTTTATCAGTAGTTGCAGTTTGTGCACCAAATGAAAAGTTTCTGAACATGGGAGGTCCATTAGCGATTGGCTTGGGTTTTGTATTTGCAAGTAGTATTGGATCAATGTTTTTACCACCTACAACAGCTCTTGGATCTGGTTTGTATTCAATATCTTTGTATGGTGGTCTGGTGCTCTTCTCTATGCTTCTTCTGTATGATACACAACGTATCATCAAACAAGCAGAAACATATCCAACCTATGACTACCTAGCAAGGCCATACGATCCAATTAATAA CGCTATTTCTGTTTATATGGATGCAGTGAATATCTTTGTAAGAATCCTCACAATGTTAGCAAATGGAGGAAGTAAAAGACAAAAGTAA